TAGCCCCCTCCTCTCCGACCTCGAGGCGGGCCTTCCCCTTCTCCTCCAAGACCTCACCCGGGTCCTAAGCGGGAGGCGGCATGAAGCTCCTTGAGGCCCCAAAGGCGCACGAGGTGTTGGAGCTCAACTGGCCCCTGGTGGCGGACTTCCTCACCCGCTTCCTCCGGGAGGAGCTCGCCTGGCGGGGCTACGGGAAGGCCATCGTGGCGGTTTCGGGAGGGGTGGACTCCGCCACCACCTTGGCCTTGGCGGTGAGGGCCTTGGGGCCAGGGAACGTCCACGCCCTCTTCCTGCCCCACAGGGACTCGAGCCCCCTTTCCCGGGAGCACGCCTACCTGGTGGCGGCAACCTTCGGCGTGGCCCTGGAGGAGGTGGACATCACCCCCATGGTGGAGGGGTACGCCGCCCTAACCCCCGACCTCACCCCCCACCGGAAGGGGAACGTCATGGCCCGGGCCCGCATGATCGTCCTCTTTGACAAGTCCGAGGCCTACAAGGCCCTCCCCTTGGGCACGGGCAACAAGACGGAAAGGCTTTTCGGCTACTTCACCTGGCACGGGGACGACACCCCTCCGGTGAACCCCTTGGGCGACCTCTACAAGACCCAGGTGTGGCGCCTGGCGGAGTACCTGGGGGTGCCGGAGGCGGTGGTGAAAAAGCCCCCCACCGCTGACCTCATCCCCGGCCAGACGGACGAGGCGGACCTGGGGGTGCGCTACCTGCGGGCGGACGTGATCCTGGAGCACTACCTCAAGGGCTACCCGGACGCCTACATCCTAAGCCTCGGCTACACCGAGGAGGAGCTAAAGCGGGTGAAGGAGCGGGTGAACCGCACCCACTGGAAGCGGGCCCTGCCCACCGTGGCCCTCCTTTCCTCCACGGCCATCGGGGAGTTCTACCTGAGGCCCTTGGACTATAGGCTTTGAGCATGGCGCGCCAAGTGGGCAAAGCGGGAAAGACGCTTTCTAGAAAGCTCTGGCGGGTGGCCGGGGTTTTGCTGGGCTTTGGGTTTTTGGTCTGGCTCTTGGTAAAGCTCTTGGTCCCCTGGGCGGGGTTTTTGGCGCTACCCGTGGCGGTTCTGGTGGTGGCCAGACTCCTCCAGGACAAGGAGGTGGAGCGGGCGGTGGTGGCCAATGCCCGGGGCTACCTCGGGGAGGCCCGTGTGGGCCAGGTCCTGGCCGGCCTCCCCT
The window above is part of the Thermus hydrothermalis genome. Proteins encoded here:
- a CDS encoding NAD+ synthase, which translates into the protein MKLLEAPKAHEVLELNWPLVADFLTRFLREELAWRGYGKAIVAVSGGVDSATTLALAVRALGPGNVHALFLPHRDSSPLSREHAYLVAATFGVALEEVDITPMVEGYAALTPDLTPHRKGNVMARARMIVLFDKSEAYKALPLGTGNKTERLFGYFTWHGDDTPPVNPLGDLYKTQVWRLAEYLGVPEAVVKKPPTADLIPGQTDEADLGVRYLRADVILEHYLKGYPDAYILSLGYTEEELKRVKERVNRTHWKRALPTVALLSSTAIGEFYLRPLDYRL